From the genome of Spirosomataceae bacterium TFI 002, one region includes:
- a CDS encoding periplasmic chaperone for outer membrane proteins SurA — protein MKLLSKIFVILFVSLGAFAQNAQKPVNVDKIVAKIDNYYILKSDVENLLTRSREQDQGLDKCRALESLAIQKLLVAKAEIDSVLVEDEMVASQLDARMGEMIRIYGSEKNIVEQFNKSIESLKSEVRETVKEQLVAQKMQQTITSDVKITPNEVRRFFVSIPKDSLPMVPAEVMVSQIVRFAKLTRAQKSELVKKLEEYKERILGGEKFETLAKEYSEDQGSKTYGGDLGWAKRGQMVPQFEATAMQLSPGEMSDVVESDFGFHLIQTLEVRGQEYHARHILLRPEYNRLDMTDATHFLDSLRLEIVKDSITFTRAAQKFSEDEGTKYSGGVIFNPQTGSNRLSLDASMEPNLYFTLDTMKVGKVSKPLNYRSPDGKTGMRLLKLVEYHPSHIVNMKDDYEKIKEFAMAEKSNREVDKWFKEAIGEVYIKIDPEYSVCKLFEQ, from the coding sequence ATGAAATTGTTAAGTAAAATATTTGTCATCCTTTTCGTTTCGCTTGGTGCATTTGCCCAAAATGCCCAGAAACCCGTAAACGTGGATAAGATCGTTGCAAAAATAGATAACTACTATATCCTAAAATCGGATGTAGAAAACTTATTAACTCGCTCAAGAGAACAAGATCAAGGTCTTGATAAATGTAGGGCTTTGGAGTCATTGGCTATTCAAAAACTACTAGTTGCCAAAGCTGAGATTGACTCGGTATTGGTTGAAGATGAAATGGTTGCTTCTCAACTTGATGCCCGTATGGGTGAGATGATCAGGATATATGGAAGTGAAAAGAACATTGTTGAACAGTTCAATAAATCTATTGAGTCTCTTAAAAGTGAAGTTCGCGAAACGGTAAAAGAACAACTTGTTGCTCAGAAAATGCAACAAACTATTACTAGTGATGTTAAAATTACTCCAAATGAAGTGAGAAGATTTTTCGTTTCAATTCCTAAGGATAGCTTACCAATGGTACCAGCTGAAGTTATGGTTTCTCAAATTGTAAGATTTGCCAAATTAACAAGGGCACAAAAATCTGAGTTGGTAAAAAAGCTTGAAGAATACAAAGAAAGAATTCTAGGTGGTGAGAAGTTCGAAACTTTAGCTAAAGAATACTCGGAAGATCAAGGGTCAAAAACATATGGTGGAGACCTTGGTTGGGCCAAAAGGGGACAAATGGTTCCTCAGTTTGAAGCAACTGCAATGCAACTCAGTCCTGGAGAAATGTCAGATGTGGTGGAAAGTGATTTTGGTTTTCACTTGATTCAAACTCTCGAAGTAAGAGGTCAAGAATACCATGCAAGACACATATTACTTCGCCCAGAATATAATAGATTAGATATGACTGATGCTACCCACTTTTTGGATAGTTTAAGGTTAGAAATTGTCAAAGATTCTATTACTTTTACAAGGGCGGCTCAAAAGTTTAGTGAGGATGAAGGGACAAAGTATTCTGGCGGTGTAATTTTCAACCCTCAAACAGGATCAAATAGATTGTCCTTAGACGCAAGTATGGAACCAAATTTGTATTTCACATTGGATACCATGAAGGTTGGTAAAGTTTCAAAACCGTTGAATTATAGAAGCCCAGACGGAAAAACTGGAATGCGTCTTTTAAAACTTGTAGAGTATCACCCTTCTCATATCGTAAACATGAAAGACGATTATGAGAAAATAAAAGAATTTGCTATGGCCGAAAAAAGCAACAGAGAAGTTGACAAATGGTTCAAAGAGGCCATCGGCGAGGTATATATTAAGATTGACCCAGAGTATAGTGTTTGTAAATTATTTGAACAGTAA
- a CDS encoding SSU ribosomal protein S19P, producing the protein MARSLKKGPYVDFRLEKKVLEMSNAGKKSVIKTWSRRSMITPDFIGHTFAVHNGNKFIPVYVTDNMVSHKLGEFAPTRNFRGHINKKDKGRR; encoded by the coding sequence ATGGCACGCTCGCTCAAAAAAGGACCTTACGTAGATTTTCGATTAGAGAAAAAGGTTTTGGAGATGTCCAATGCTGGTAAAAAGTCTGTAATCAAAACTTGGTCAAGAAGATCAATGATTACTCCTGACTTTATCGGTCATACGTTTGCTGTTCACAATGGTAATAAGTTTATCCCTGTATATGTGACGGATAATATGGTAAGTCATAAGCTTGGAGAATTTGCTCCAACTAGAAACTTTAGAGGTCACATCAACAAAAAAGATAAAGGTAGAAGATAA
- a CDS encoding agmatine deiminase: MTPKENGFSFPAEWEKHAATWLTYPHNIETWEDRLPKVQIQYNAFVKAISEKEFVNIICRDEEHSHEITIMLEKANTQMANVKMHLFGSNDSWCRDHGPAFLINREKKDKILVNWEYNAWGGKYPPFDLDNAVPQKVASYLGVNCVTPGIVMEGGSIEVNGLGDLITTEACLLNKNRNPNLTKEDIESALIQYYGVQKIHWLDDGIIGDDTDGHIDDTVRFVNNNTVVAAFEENTEDENHKILQTNIDLLEKIRLVNGDLLNIIKLPMPSPVFSEGVRLPASYANFYICNERVIVPIYNCSNDQIALEIIQSCFPNHEVIGLASDEIIWGLGSFHCLSQQEPLL; encoded by the coding sequence ATGACACCTAAAGAAAATGGATTTTCTTTTCCTGCTGAATGGGAAAAACATGCAGCAACTTGGCTTACCTACCCCCACAATATAGAAACCTGGGAAGACAGACTACCCAAAGTCCAAATTCAGTACAATGCATTTGTAAAAGCAATTTCGGAAAAAGAGTTTGTTAATATTATATGTAGAGACGAAGAGCATTCTCATGAAATAACCATTATGCTAGAAAAAGCCAATACTCAAATGGCAAATGTGAAAATGCATTTGTTTGGTTCCAATGATAGTTGGTGCAGAGATCATGGACCTGCATTTCTAATAAATCGTGAAAAGAAAGACAAAATACTTGTCAACTGGGAATACAATGCTTGGGGAGGTAAATACCCACCCTTTGATCTCGATAACGCGGTTCCCCAAAAAGTGGCTTCCTATCTAGGAGTTAACTGCGTTACGCCAGGAATTGTAATGGAAGGTGGTTCTATTGAAGTGAATGGCCTAGGTGACTTAATTACTACAGAAGCTTGCCTCTTGAATAAAAACCGAAATCCAAATCTTACAAAAGAAGATATAGAGTCTGCTCTGATTCAATATTACGGAGTCCAAAAGATTCATTGGCTAGATGATGGTATTATAGGTGACGATACCGATGGTCACATAGATGATACAGTTCGCTTTGTGAACAACAATACTGTTGTTGCAGCTTTTGAAGAAAATACAGAAGATGAAAATCACAAAATCTTACAGACCAACATTGATTTGTTAGAGAAAATACGACTGGTTAATGGAGATCTACTCAATATAATAAAGCTACCAATGCCAAGCCCAGTATTCTCAGAGGGGGTTAGGTTGCCCGCAAGTTATGCCAACTTTTACATTTGTAATGAAAGGGTGATTGTACCTATTTATAATTGTAGCAATGATCAAATCGCACTTGAAATAATTCAGTCATGCTTTCCTAATCATGAAGTTATTGGTCTTGCTTCTGATGAAATCATATGGGGACTAGGTAGTTTTCATTGCCTTTCACAACAAGAGCCTCTTTTATAA
- a CDS encoding DNA polymerase (family 10), translating to MISNSTISEILELTSKLLTLHDRDENRAKALGAISFTIDRLTDSIFNLDTTEIQKIRGIGKSVATSIEEIKTTGSLAELDGLIAETPEGVLELFKVKGIGVKKIKTLWKELGIDNLNELRIACENGKIAGTKGFGEKTQTSILESLVFIQAQAGKLRMDKGKELSDLVLAILVDVYPQIVVSGQIANKADVVDELCYIVPLKDFGGKKRLPDEFEEDYAESSPFAWRGNLQGNSMKIVIHFVLEKDFVSSQIIYSSEEGHLKHVSENLGQNLFTFLKNKSFSSQEEAYELFGSKFIPEELRVGLGEFELVKSTGLEELITFEDLKGTVHNHSTYSDGKHTLREMATFCKDELGLAYFGIADHSQSAAYAGGLLPATLIKQWEEIDQLNIELGPFKILKGIESDILANGSLDYENEILKEFDYVVASVHSGLNMDIEKATDRLIKAIENPYTTILGHPTGRLLLSRKGYPLDFKKIIDACAANNVVMELNASPYRLDIDWRLIPYCLEKGVKISINPDAHSTAGLLDMKYGVSVARKGGLTKAMTFNAMALSEVESFLKKA from the coding sequence ATGATTTCGAATTCAACTATATCTGAAATACTCGAGTTAACGAGTAAACTTCTTACTTTACACGACAGAGACGAAAATAGAGCTAAAGCGTTAGGAGCAATCTCTTTTACAATTGATCGCCTTACTGATTCTATTTTCAATTTGGATACAACAGAGATCCAAAAAATTAGAGGAATTGGAAAATCTGTAGCTACAAGTATTGAAGAAATCAAAACAACTGGTTCACTTGCAGAGCTTGATGGTCTTATAGCCGAAACACCAGAGGGAGTACTTGAGCTTTTTAAGGTAAAGGGTATTGGAGTAAAGAAAATTAAAACGCTTTGGAAAGAGCTTGGAATAGATAATCTAAATGAACTCAGGATTGCTTGTGAAAATGGCAAAATTGCGGGAACAAAGGGTTTTGGAGAAAAAACACAAACTTCAATTTTAGAATCATTAGTTTTTATTCAGGCTCAAGCTGGAAAGCTTAGAATGGATAAAGGAAAAGAGCTCTCTGATCTAGTTTTAGCTATTTTAGTTGATGTATATCCTCAAATAGTAGTTAGTGGACAAATTGCTAACAAGGCAGATGTTGTAGATGAACTTTGTTATATAGTGCCACTGAAAGATTTTGGTGGCAAAAAACGACTTCCGGATGAGTTTGAGGAAGATTATGCTGAATCTTCTCCTTTCGCTTGGAGGGGTAATCTTCAAGGAAACTCAATGAAAATTGTGATCCATTTTGTGTTGGAAAAAGACTTCGTTAGTTCTCAAATAATTTATTCATCTGAAGAAGGACATCTTAAACATGTAAGTGAAAACTTAGGCCAAAACTTATTCACTTTTCTGAAAAATAAGTCTTTTAGCAGTCAAGAGGAGGCTTATGAACTGTTTGGAAGTAAGTTTATTCCTGAAGAGTTAAGAGTGGGTTTAGGGGAGTTTGAATTGGTCAAGAGTACAGGTTTAGAAGAACTCATAACATTTGAGGATTTAAAAGGGACTGTTCATAATCACTCTACTTATAGTGATGGGAAACATACACTTCGTGAAATGGCAACCTTTTGCAAAGATGAATTAGGTCTTGCTTATTTTGGAATTGCAGATCATTCTCAATCTGCTGCATATGCTGGAGGTTTATTGCCTGCAACACTTATTAAACAATGGGAAGAAATTGATCAACTCAATATAGAATTAGGGCCTTTCAAAATATTGAAAGGAATTGAGTCAGATATTCTTGCTAATGGCTCATTAGACTACGAGAATGAAATATTAAAGGAGTTTGACTACGTAGTCGCTTCTGTTCACTCTGGGTTAAATATGGATATTGAGAAAGCTACAGACCGCTTGATCAAGGCCATTGAAAACCCTTATACTACTATTTTGGGTCATCCCACGGGAAGGTTATTATTGTCGCGTAAAGGATACCCTTTAGACTTCAAAAAAATTATTGATGCATGTGCAGCTAATAATGTAGTAATGGAGCTAAATGCTAGTCCATATAGGTTAGATATTGATTGGAGGCTCATACCTTATTGTTTAGAAAAAGGTGTAAAAATCTCCATCAATCCTGATGCACACTCTACAGCAGGATTACTTGATATGAAATATGGTGTTAGTGTTGCCAGGAAGGGCGGATTGACAAAAGCCATGACATTTAATGCCATGGCTTTGAGTGAAGTTGAAAGCTTTTTGAAAAAGGCTTAA
- a CDS encoding LSU ribosomal protein L3P, with protein sequence MSGIIGKKLGMTTIYTDGVATPCTIIEAGPCVVTQVRSVEKDGYKAIQLGFGDKKEKRTSKALMGHFKKANTAPKRKLAEFKEFEAEFNLGDTINVQDVFVVGEFLDISGRTKGKGFQGVVKRHGFGGVGQSTHGQHNRARHPGSIGACSYPARVFKGLKMGGRMGNNNVTIQNLRVLNILQDKNLIVVSGSVPGPKNAIITLHK encoded by the coding sequence ATGTCTGGAATTATTGGCAAAAAATTAGGAATGACAACCATATATACTGATGGTGTCGCAACTCCGTGTACGATTATTGAAGCAGGTCCTTGTGTTGTAACGCAAGTCCGTTCAGTAGAAAAAGATGGTTACAAAGCTATTCAGTTAGGTTTTGGTGACAAGAAAGAAAAGAGAACCTCTAAAGCGTTGATGGGCCACTTCAAAAAGGCTAACACTGCTCCAAAGAGAAAATTGGCAGAATTCAAAGAGTTCGAAGCTGAGTTTAATCTCGGAGATACTATCAATGTGCAAGATGTCTTTGTGGTAGGTGAGTTCTTGGATATTTCAGGGCGAACTAAAGGAAAGGGTTTTCAAGGTGTAGTTAAGAGACACGGCTTCGGTGGTGTAGGTCAATCTACTCACGGTCAGCATAACAGAGCAAGGCACCCTGGTTCTATTGGAGCTTGTTCATATCCTGCAAGGGTATTTAAAGGATTGAAAATGGGAGGTAGAATGGGTAATAATAATGTTACAATTCAAAACCTTAGAGTATTGAATATCCTTCAAGATAAGAACTTAATCGTTGTATCTGGTTCAGTGCCAGGTCCAAAGAATGCGATTATTACATTACACAAATAA
- a CDS encoding peptidyl-prolyl cis-trans isomerase SurA, with product MKRIASHLLFILLISNACQKPLTTTVSDKNEVPSLPIEVASEPYALEVGKVELTQNLLEKELEVYTITDSVSFDSSLNDLIFKKRIYLEAQNKGYGQSTNDKEEIATYQALLAKDYLIDSTLLNKMINEAYEHLKEEINASHIFIAISPDADPEDSVYVYNELLQIRNNAISKNTFDSLARVHSQDKRTSNQGGSLGWFSALQMYYPIEKAAYGLKKGEVSFPVRSSKGFHLVKVNDRRPSQGSVTVRHILKAVPDWNNNVQVSAKKQAIDSLYSLLKAGSDFEELVANDSDDQVYATQGGLLPSFSIGTRAEVEFEQKAFALRENEYSEVIKTSVGFHIIQLVDRTGLAPKEKLRDYIKNKVTTDSRGDFLDESMLLDSKKKLNYQLYPTTFQTLVNSVDAKILEGKWKNTNPEVLSLLLAKVNGKDILAKEFVEFVIDRQTYDKSPAGYNARMATRRYFRIFETNLINAEAEQMSPTWNPELSLQVQHLKESLVTTDFLNDFVFEKSVADTVGQRRFYELNKETYARSARRYAMAIKGNSRAFVEKVKSEFEAEKPYRLKRGIHPIYFSKNYYFISDEDKIRLNGLVSLLDKNEDYIVEIGGHIDVAEEDYVSSTRIKTVVNYLIEMGLPITRIQEYDYTKTRLADRFDWAKNQRVSIQFFSKNELDLLPSIDPEKVNLLSVEKKWFDQSQENIWKLNVGESGVFEEKSNVFSYYKILKEQEPGYLSLREAKARVIKDYQNQLEENLKKELTEKYPINTNSSAIRFLKEKFIQQK from the coding sequence ATGAAAAGAATTGCAAGTCACCTACTATTTATATTACTTATCTCTAATGCTTGCCAAAAACCGCTAACTACCACAGTTTCGGATAAAAATGAAGTACCTTCTCTTCCTATTGAAGTTGCCTCAGAGCCTTATGCACTTGAGGTTGGGAAAGTAGAACTTACCCAAAACCTTTTAGAAAAAGAGCTCGAAGTTTATACAATTACCGATTCGGTAAGTTTTGATAGCTCCCTTAATGATCTCATCTTTAAAAAAAGAATCTACCTTGAAGCTCAAAATAAGGGCTATGGTCAAAGCACCAATGATAAGGAGGAAATAGCAACTTACCAAGCTCTTCTGGCAAAGGACTATTTGATTGATAGCACTCTTTTAAATAAAATGATCAATGAGGCGTATGAGCATTTAAAGGAAGAGATAAATGCATCTCATATTTTTATTGCTATTTCACCCGATGCAGACCCTGAAGATAGTGTATATGTTTACAACGAATTACTTCAGATTCGCAATAATGCGATATCAAAGAATACCTTCGACTCATTGGCTCGTGTTCATTCACAAGATAAAAGAACTTCTAATCAAGGTGGTAGTTTAGGCTGGTTTAGTGCACTACAAATGTACTATCCAATAGAAAAAGCGGCCTACGGATTAAAAAAAGGTGAAGTATCATTTCCTGTTCGTAGTTCAAAAGGTTTTCATCTTGTCAAAGTTAATGACAGACGTCCATCGCAAGGATCTGTTACAGTAAGACATATTTTAAAAGCTGTGCCTGACTGGAACAACAATGTCCAAGTATCCGCAAAAAAGCAAGCGATAGATAGTTTGTATAGTTTACTTAAAGCTGGAAGTGACTTTGAAGAATTAGTTGCTAATGACAGCGACGATCAAGTTTACGCAACTCAAGGCGGACTATTACCGAGCTTCAGTATAGGAACCAGAGCTGAGGTTGAATTTGAGCAAAAAGCCTTTGCACTTAGAGAAAATGAATATTCCGAAGTAATTAAAACTTCTGTTGGTTTCCATATTATTCAATTAGTTGATCGAACAGGTCTAGCACCTAAAGAAAAACTTAGAGACTATATTAAAAATAAAGTAACAACAGATAGCAGAGGTGATTTCCTAGATGAAAGCATGCTCCTTGATTCAAAGAAGAAATTAAACTATCAACTCTACCCTACTACATTCCAAACATTGGTAAATAGTGTAGACGCGAAAATATTGGAGGGTAAATGGAAAAATACCAACCCTGAAGTTCTAAGTTTATTACTAGCCAAGGTTAATGGAAAAGATATTTTAGCAAAAGAGTTTGTAGAGTTCGTAATTGACAGGCAAACTTACGACAAGTCTCCCGCTGGATATAATGCACGGATGGCTACACGGAGGTACTTTAGGATTTTTGAAACAAACCTAATTAATGCAGAAGCAGAACAGATGTCTCCAACATGGAATCCTGAACTTTCACTGCAAGTTCAGCATCTTAAGGAAAGCCTAGTCACAACAGACTTTTTGAATGATTTCGTGTTCGAGAAATCGGTAGCCGATACAGTGGGACAAAGAAGGTTCTATGAATTGAACAAAGAAACTTATGCTAGAAGTGCTCGTAGATATGCAATGGCTATAAAAGGAAATTCTCGAGCTTTCGTAGAAAAAGTAAAGAGTGAGTTTGAAGCAGAAAAACCATACAGACTAAAAAGAGGAATTCACCCAATTTATTTTAGCAAAAATTATTATTTCATAAGCGATGAAGATAAAATAAGATTGAATGGCCTTGTATCACTATTGGATAAAAATGAAGACTATATTGTTGAGATAGGTGGGCACATTGATGTGGCTGAAGAAGATTATGTGAGTTCAACTAGAATTAAAACTGTTGTTAACTATTTAATCGAAATGGGATTACCCATAACACGAATTCAAGAATATGACTACACTAAAACAAGGTTAGCTGATAGGTTCGATTGGGCAAAAAACCAACGAGTAAGTATCCAATTCTTTTCGAAAAATGAGCTTGACCTTCTTCCAAGTATAGATCCAGAAAAAGTTAACTTACTTTCAGTTGAAAAAAAATGGTTTGACCAATCTCAAGAAAACATTTGGAAACTTAATGTAGGTGAGTCAGGTGTATTCGAAGAGAAATCAAATGTATTTTCTTATTACAAAATACTAAAAGAACAAGAACCGGGTTATTTAAGCTTGAGAGAAGCTAAAGCAAGAGTAATAAAGGATTATCAAAACCAATTGGAAGAAAATCTCAAAAAAGAATTAACCGAAAAATACCCAATCAACACGAACTCATCAGCAATTCGCTTTTTGAAGGAAAAGTTTATACAACAGAAATAA
- a CDS encoding LSU ribosomal protein L2P — MAVKKINPTTPGQRNRIAPDFSDITTNKPERSLIAPLRKTGGRNSEGHRTARYIGGGHKRRYRIIDFKRDKADVTAEVVTIEYDPNRSARIALLQYEDGEKRYIIAPQGLSVGLKIISGESVPPEVGNALVLKNMPLGTIVHNIELAPGKGAQMARSAGTYAQLLAKDGRYVTLKMPSGEMRMVLATCMATVGSVSNPDHMNVKLGKAGRNRWLGRRPRVRGVAMNPVDHPMGGGEGRSSGGHPRSRKGLIAKGKKTRSKNKYSNRLIISKRTK, encoded by the coding sequence ATGGCAGTTAAAAAAATTAACCCAACAACACCGGGACAAAGAAACAGGATAGCTCCTGACTTCTCTGACATCACAACCAATAAGCCTGAAAGAAGCCTGATCGCTCCTTTAAGAAAGACTGGTGGTAGAAACAGTGAAGGTCACAGAACAGCTAGATACATAGGTGGTGGTCATAAGAGACGTTACCGTATCATCGATTTCAAACGAGATAAAGCTGATGTAACAGCAGAAGTTGTTACTATTGAGTACGATCCAAATAGATCAGCTCGTATTGCTCTATTGCAATATGAAGATGGTGAGAAAAGATATATCATTGCTCCTCAAGGTTTAAGCGTAGGCTTAAAGATCATTTCAGGAGAAAGTGTTCCGCCAGAAGTAGGAAACGCGTTAGTGTTGAAGAATATGCCACTTGGTACAATTGTTCATAACATTGAATTAGCTCCTGGAAAAGGTGCTCAAATGGCACGTAGTGCAGGAACTTATGCTCAGCTTTTAGCTAAGGATGGTAGGTATGTAACACTCAAAATGCCTTCTGGTGAAATGAGAATGGTACTTGCAACTTGTATGGCAACTGTAGGTTCTGTGTCTAACCCTGATCACATGAACGTGAAACTTGGAAAGGCTGGTAGAAACAGATGGCTGGGACGTAGACCAAGAGTAAGAGGTGTGGCTATGAACCCTGTAGATCACCCAATGGGAGGAGGAGAAGGAAGATCCTCTGGAGGTCACCCACGTTCAAGAAAAGGTTTGATTGCAAAAGGCAAGAAAACAAGATCAAAGAACAAATACTCCAATAGATTAATAATTTCAAAAAGAACAAAATAA
- a CDS encoding LSU ribosomal protein L22P, whose product MEAIAKLNDFPTAPRKARLVADLIRGKKVSQALGILTFQPQAAAPVVKKVLLSAVANWQQKNEGVDIDDADLYVKAVFVDGARTLKRLRPAPQGRAYRIRKRSHHFTVVVDNMNSDVVATGNEEVNKTEEVAS is encoded by the coding sequence ATGGAAGCAATAGCTAAATTAAATGATTTCCCAACCGCACCAAGAAAAGCTCGTTTAGTAGCCGATCTTATCAGAGGTAAAAAAGTGAGTCAAGCACTAGGGATCTTGACATTTCAGCCTCAGGCTGCAGCTCCTGTTGTTAAAAAGGTGTTGTTATCTGCGGTAGCCAATTGGCAGCAGAAAAATGAAGGCGTTGATATTGACGATGCTGACTTGTACGTAAAAGCCGTTTTTGTTGATGGTGCTCGTACACTTAAGAGACTAAGACCTGCTCCTCAGGGTAGAGCTTATAGAATCAGAAAGAGATCACACCACTTTACAGTTGTAGTTGACAACATGAATAGTGACGTTGTGGCAACTGGAAATGAAGAAGTAAATAAAACGGAGGAAGTAGCTTCCTAA
- a CDS encoding MoxR-like ATPase has translation MANPNFKDDVEAAKALEKKFKQLSTEISKVIVGQDETVKLLLTAIFCQGHCLLVGVPGLAKTLLIQTISSALDLDFNRIQFTPDLMPSDILGSETLDNDRNFRFIKGPIFANIILADEINRTPPKTQSALLESMQEYSVTIAGQKHGLEKPFFVLATQNPIEQEGTYPLPEAQLDRFMFMVYLDYPSFEQEQAIVKNTTGDKKQKAEKVLDAEEIIYFQNLVRKVPVADNVIEYAVKLVQKTRPNTANAAPTANDFLEWGAGPRASQNLILAAKCNALVNGKFSPDIEDVKAVAVATLRHRIVRNFKAEAEGVSIEDIISKLV, from the coding sequence ATGGCCAACCCAAATTTTAAAGACGACGTAGAAGCGGCAAAAGCCCTCGAGAAAAAGTTTAAACAGCTTTCAACAGAAATTAGTAAAGTAATTGTAGGTCAAGACGAAACTGTAAAGTTACTTCTGACTGCCATTTTTTGTCAAGGACACTGTTTATTAGTCGGTGTACCAGGTTTGGCAAAAACGCTTTTGATACAAACCATTTCGTCTGCACTTGATTTAGACTTTAATAGAATTCAGTTTACCCCTGACTTGATGCCAAGTGATATTTTGGGTTCCGAAACACTTGATAACGATCGTAATTTTAGATTCATTAAAGGGCCTATTTTTGCCAATATTATTCTGGCTGATGAGATCAACCGTACTCCTCCTAAAACGCAATCAGCTCTGTTAGAGAGTATGCAAGAATACTCAGTAACTATTGCGGGTCAAAAGCATGGTCTTGAGAAACCATTCTTTGTGCTTGCTACACAAAACCCAATAGAGCAAGAAGGTACTTATCCTCTACCAGAAGCACAGTTGGATAGGTTTATGTTTATGGTATACTTAGACTACCCTAGTTTTGAACAAGAACAAGCTATTGTAAAAAACACAACAGGCGATAAAAAGCAAAAAGCAGAAAAAGTACTTGACGCAGAAGAAATTATTTATTTCCAAAACCTAGTTAGAAAAGTACCTGTTGCTGACAACGTTATTGAATATGCAGTAAAACTTGTTCAAAAAACAAGGCCAAATACTGCAAATGCCGCTCCAACAGCAAATGACTTTCTAGAATGGGGTGCTGGTCCTAGAGCTTCTCAAAACTTAATATTAGCTGCAAAATGCAATGCTCTCGTGAATGGTAAGTTCTCTCCAGACATAGAGGATGTTAAAGCGGTTGCCGTAGCAACTTTAAGACATAGAATTGTTAGAAACTTTAAGGCTGAGGCTGAAGGTGTTTCTATAGAAGATATTATCAGTAAGTTGGTTTAA
- a CDS encoding LSU ribosomal protein L4P: protein MELNVINKEGKETGRKVVLSEEVFAVEPNEHVVWLDIKQYLANQRQGTHKSKERAEVNRTSKKLHRQKGTGGARHGSRRAPIFVGGGTIFGPRPRNYSFKLNKKVKSLARKSVLSDKAKNAKITIIEDFSFEAPKTKGYIDFLNAIGMNGQKTLFIVDGVDNNIYLSARNIPRTFITEKNEVSAYDLMNADQVLISESSVKFLETILN from the coding sequence ATGGAATTAAACGTAATTAACAAAGAAGGCAAAGAGACTGGAAGGAAAGTAGTACTTTCTGAGGAGGTCTTTGCAGTTGAGCCGAATGAGCACGTAGTTTGGTTGGATATTAAGCAATATCTTGCAAATCAGCGTCAAGGAACTCACAAGTCTAAAGAAAGAGCAGAAGTGAACCGTACTAGCAAGAAATTGCACAGACAAAAAGGTACTGGTGGAGCAAGACACGGATCTAGACGTGCTCCAATCTTCGTAGGTGGTGGTACTATATTTGGACCACGTCCTCGTAACTATAGCTTCAAATTGAATAAGAAAGTGAAGTCATTGGCAAGAAAGTCAGTCCTTAGTGACAAGGCTAAAAATGCAAAGATCACTATCATTGAAGACTTTAGCTTCGAAGCTCCAAAAACAAAAGGATACATTGATTTCTTAAATGCAATTGGCATGAATGGTCAAAAGACTCTATTCATTGTTGATGGTGTTGATAACAATATCTATCTATCTGCTAGAAATATCCCAAGAACATTCATTACTGAAAAGAATGAAGTGAGTGCCTATGATCTAATGAATGCAGATCAGGTTCTAATCTCAGAAAGTTCTGTTAAGTTTTTAGAAACTATTTTGAATTAA
- a CDS encoding large subunit ribosomal protein L23: MSVLLGPIITEKSQGLNAAGQYTFKVAVNSNKIEIVKAIEKMYGVTVDKVSTMRQIGKTKSRMTRGKISTGRTASYKKAIVKLAEGEIIDFYSEI; encoded by the coding sequence ATGAGCGTTTTATTAGGTCCAATTATTACCGAAAAGTCTCAAGGACTCAATGCTGCTGGTCAATATACTTTCAAAGTAGCAGTGAATTCTAACAAAATTGAGATTGTTAAGGCTATCGAAAAAATGTACGGTGTAACCGTGGATAAAGTATCAACGATGCGTCAGATAGGTAAGACAAAGTCAAGAATGACAAGAGGTAAGATCTCAACAGGTCGCACCGCGTCATATAAAAAAGCAATAGTAAAATTAGCAGAAGGAGAAATTATCGACTTCTACTCAGAAATTTAA